A window of Deinococcus aquaedulcis contains these coding sequences:
- a CDS encoding septum site-determining protein MinC, with product MKLRGTLGGLNLLLEPGDTAQAVQDALDARTELLASHVTIEIQGDADPEALEVALQRIRAAGGTPGRVRAPRVSVPAPASAAPDLQAPAPRLQIVPHTLRAGMRESYPGSVIVLGDVNPGAEILAGGDVIVVGALRGLAHAGCTGNSEAMVWARPIASAQIRIADAVARAPEGSSLSTMRHRDDQPVPEMARLLDGAIRIDVQK from the coding sequence ATGAAGTTGCGCGGCACGCTGGGGGGCCTGAACCTGCTCCTGGAACCCGGAGACACGGCGCAGGCCGTACAGGACGCACTGGACGCCCGCACCGAACTGCTGGCCAGCCACGTGACCATCGAAATTCAGGGCGACGCCGACCCCGAAGCGCTGGAGGTGGCCCTGCAGCGCATCCGGGCGGCGGGCGGCACACCGGGCCGGGTGCGCGCGCCGCGTGTGAGCGTGCCTGCCCCCGCCAGTGCAGCCCCCGACCTGCAGGCGCCCGCGCCCCGCCTGCAGATCGTGCCGCACACCCTGCGCGCGGGCATGCGCGAGTCCTACCCCGGCAGCGTGATCGTGCTGGGCGACGTGAACCCTGGCGCCGAGATCCTGGCCGGGGGCGACGTGATCGTGGTGGGGGCCCTGCGCGGGCTGGCGCACGCGGGCTGCACCGGCAACAGCGAGGCGATGGTCTGGGCCCGGCCGATTGCCAGCGCCCAGATCCGCATTGCCGACGCCGTGGCCCGCGCCCCCGAAGGCAGCAGCCTGAGCACCATGCGCCACCGCGACGACCAGCCGGTGCCGGAAATGGCGAGGCTGCTGGACGGCGCGATTCGGATTGACGTGCAGAAATAG
- a CDS encoding S1 RNA-binding domain-containing protein, with product MVQLDSGAVVEGRVTRVTDFGAFIQFENGETGLVHISQIAHSFVRNIHDHVREGENVEVKVLGRDERGRLDLSIKELLEEPEEVPRPRAIGRQSPQFEAKLRSFMRDAKERTTGGGGKKPSTKRKK from the coding sequence TTGGTGCAGCTTGATTCCGGCGCGGTCGTGGAGGGCCGCGTAACGCGCGTGACGGACTTCGGCGCGTTCATCCAGTTCGAGAACGGTGAGACGGGCCTCGTGCACATCTCCCAGATCGCGCATTCCTTTGTTCGGAATATCCACGATCACGTCCGCGAGGGCGAGAACGTGGAGGTCAAGGTGCTGGGCCGCGACGAGCGTGGCCGCCTGGACCTGTCCATCAAGGAACTGCTGGAAGAACCCGAAGAGGTGCCCCGTCCGCGCGCCATTGGGCGCCAGAGCCCCCAGTTCGAGGCCAAGCTACGCTCGTTCATGCGAGACGCCAAGGAGCGCACCACCGGCGGAGGCGGCAAGAAGCCTTCGACCAAGCGCAAGAAGTAA
- a CDS encoding S1C family serine protease, whose protein sequence is MNRTLSILALTSTLALGALVGYDIRDRALDRAAPAATTTTSPSASTPTAATSGQMVPALAATPASEARARTESEANTVQVVKARRDGLVYISVTESDEGSAEAQLRQRLQQQLPFDFGLPDGGPRSGTGSGFFITKGGDIITNNHVVEGASEITIRLHGSAKTYKAEVVARAPDFDLALLRAVGVPAAQIKPIPLGDSDALDVGLKAIAMGAPFGLDFSVSEGIISSLERQVAVGTRAVEQKVIQTDAAINPGNSGGPLLNSAGQVIGVNTQILTGGIGQSAGVGFAIPVNTVKKLLPQLQAGKGGEDAVIQTPSLGIVLAELEDLGETQRQRAQLPDAGALVKCVYEGSPAQAARLQGALACADLRPSSAQAEPTPDLQRADVITAIDGQQVTTVNDLRAAVLGKQPGDRVTLQVQRAGKPREVQVTLKVFQFPTAQQ, encoded by the coding sequence ATGAACCGCACCCTCTCCATTCTGGCCCTCACCAGTACCCTGGCCCTGGGCGCCCTGGTGGGTTACGACATCCGCGACCGCGCATTGGACCGCGCTGCACCGGCAGCCACCACGACCACGTCGCCTTCCGCGTCCACCCCGACGGCGGCGACCTCGGGGCAGATGGTCCCTGCCCTGGCGGCCACCCCCGCCAGCGAGGCCCGCGCCCGCACCGAGAGCGAGGCCAACACCGTGCAGGTGGTCAAGGCCCGGCGCGACGGGCTGGTGTACATCAGCGTGACCGAGAGCGACGAGGGCAGCGCCGAGGCCCAGCTGCGTCAGCGCCTGCAACAGCAGCTGCCCTTCGATTTCGGACTGCCGGACGGCGGCCCCCGCAGCGGCACGGGCAGCGGCTTTTTCATCACCAAGGGCGGCGACATTATCACCAACAACCATGTGGTGGAGGGCGCCAGCGAGATCACCATCCGCCTGCACGGCAGCGCCAAGACCTACAAGGCCGAGGTGGTGGCCCGCGCCCCCGACTTCGACCTTGCCCTGCTCCGCGCCGTGGGGGTGCCTGCGGCGCAGATTAAACCCATTCCGCTGGGAGACAGTGATGCGCTGGACGTGGGCCTCAAGGCCATTGCAATGGGCGCGCCTTTCGGACTGGATTTCAGCGTCTCGGAAGGCATCATTTCCAGCCTGGAGCGGCAGGTGGCCGTCGGCACCCGCGCGGTGGAACAGAAGGTAATTCAGACCGACGCCGCCATCAACCCGGGGAACAGCGGTGGGCCGCTGCTGAACAGTGCCGGGCAGGTGATCGGCGTGAACACCCAGATTCTGACCGGTGGCATTGGTCAGAGCGCGGGCGTGGGCTTTGCCATTCCGGTGAACACGGTCAAGAAGTTGCTGCCGCAGCTGCAGGCCGGCAAAGGCGGCGAGGACGCCGTGATTCAGACGCCCAGCCTGGGTATTGTCCTGGCTGAGCTTGAGGATCTGGGGGAGACCCAGCGCCAGCGTGCACAGTTGCCGGACGCGGGCGCACTGGTCAAGTGCGTCTACGAGGGCAGCCCCGCCCAGGCCGCCCGTTTGCAGGGTGCCCTGGCCTGCGCCGACCTGAGGCCCTCGTCGGCCCAGGCCGAGCCTACTCCTGACCTGCAGCGGGCGGACGTGATTACCGCCATTGACGGCCAGCAGGTGACCACCGTGAACGACCTGCGCGCCGCTGTGCTGGGCAAGCAGCCCGGCGACCGCGTGACCCTGCAGGTGCAGCGCGCCGGCAAACCGCGCGAGGTGCAGGTGACGCTGAAGGTGTTCCAGTTCCCCACGGCCCAGCAGTAA
- a CDS encoding [LysW]-aminoadipate kinase — MIVVKVGGSAGIDYDAVCTDMAARWKAGERLILVHGGSGETNRVAEALGHPPRFVTSPSGYTSRFTDRQTLEIFEMVYCGKMNKGIVERLQRLGVNAVGLSGLDGRIFEGRHKDSVRAVENGKVKVLRGDHTGTVERVNTALLELLLSAGYLPVLTPPASSYEGVAINVDGDRAAAALAVALKAEALLLLSNVPGLLRAYPDESSLIREIPAANVEAYLEFAQDRMKKKVLGAAEAVQGGVRRVIFGDARAGQPVTAALNGEGTVVA, encoded by the coding sequence ATGATTGTGGTGAAGGTGGGCGGCAGTGCGGGCATTGATTACGACGCGGTGTGTACCGATATGGCGGCCCGCTGGAAGGCGGGCGAGCGCCTGATTCTGGTGCACGGCGGCAGCGGCGAAACCAACCGCGTGGCCGAGGCCCTGGGGCACCCGCCCCGCTTCGTGACCAGCCCCAGCGGCTATACGTCACGCTTTACTGACCGCCAGACGCTGGAAATTTTCGAGATGGTGTACTGCGGCAAAATGAACAAGGGGATCGTGGAAAGGCTGCAGCGGCTGGGCGTGAACGCCGTTGGCCTCTCGGGCCTGGACGGCCGGATTTTCGAGGGCCGCCACAAGGACAGCGTGCGCGCCGTGGAGAACGGCAAGGTGAAGGTGCTGCGCGGCGACCACACCGGCACGGTGGAGCGGGTGAACACGGCGCTGCTGGAGCTGCTGCTCTCGGCAGGCTACCTGCCGGTGCTGACCCCGCCCGCCAGTTCCTACGAAGGCGTGGCGATCAACGTGGACGGTGACCGCGCCGCCGCCGCCCTGGCCGTGGCCCTGAAGGCCGAGGCGCTGCTGCTGCTGTCCAACGTGCCGGGCCTGCTGCGCGCCTACCCGGACGAGAGCAGCCTGATCCGCGAGATTCCGGCGGCGAATGTAGAGGCGTATCTGGAATTTGCCCAGGACCGCATGAAGAAGAAAGTGCTGGGCGCCGCCGAGGCGGTGCAGGGCGGCGTGCGCCGGGTGATTTTCGGGGATGCACGCGCCGGGCAACCTGTCACCGCCGCGCTGAACGGCGAGGGCACCGTCGTGGCGTAG
- a CDS encoding DUF1294 domain-containing protein — MTLPDVLALAFRLFVVWQLLWGLAAFVAVWQDKRRAQGGRRRTPEAGLHRLEAWGGALGSGLAQLVFRHKTRKATYQRVYRRLLALWLLGWVGMIALQLLGR, encoded by the coding sequence GTGACCCTGCCGGACGTCCTGGCGCTGGCCTTCCGGCTGTTCGTGGTCTGGCAACTGCTGTGGGGGCTGGCCGCCTTCGTGGCGGTGTGGCAGGACAAGAGGCGGGCCCAGGGCGGGCGCCGCCGCACCCCCGAAGCCGGATTGCACCGCCTGGAAGCCTGGGGCGGGGCCCTGGGCTCGGGACTGGCGCAGCTGGTGTTCCGGCACAAGACGCGCAAGGCGACGTACCAGCGCGTGTACCGGCGTCTGCTGGCCCTGTGGTTGCTGGGCTGGGTGGGCATGATCGCGCTGCAACTCCTGGGCCGCTGA
- the ispH gene encoding 4-hydroxy-3-methylbut-2-enyl diphosphate reductase yields the protein MVERLHLAKPRGFCAGVVMAIQAVEKAAQSEDKPVTVYHSIVHNHTVVERLQQRHGVHFVEDLNDIDALPDGGDTVVFSAHGISPAVRERARALGLSTIDATCPLVTKVHTEAKKYAREGYMILLIGDSARHQEVIGTRGEAPEQTILVGVLGKSGEGLHDPHTVQVPDPERLVVLTQTTLSVDDTRRTVEILKARFPRLVVPPSEDLCYATKNRQDAVKAIAPHVDLFLVLTSTHSSNGMRLLELAADTCGRAERLETAADLAGLDLSGVRSIGITSAASTPDDLVQAVVAHFQALNPALQVIEEGEWENIEFREPKKIAPTQALPRTLQ from the coding sequence GTGGTTGAGCGGCTGCATCTGGCCAAGCCCCGGGGCTTTTGCGCGGGGGTGGTCATGGCGATTCAGGCGGTGGAAAAAGCCGCGCAGAGCGAAGACAAGCCGGTCACGGTGTACCACTCTATTGTGCACAACCACACAGTCGTGGAGCGGCTACAACAGCGCCACGGCGTGCATTTCGTGGAAGACCTGAACGACATCGACGCCCTGCCGGACGGCGGCGACACTGTGGTGTTCAGCGCCCACGGCATCAGCCCCGCCGTGCGCGAGCGGGCGCGCGCCCTGGGCCTGAGCACCATTGACGCCACCTGTCCCCTGGTGACCAAGGTACACACCGAGGCCAAGAAGTACGCCCGCGAGGGCTACATGATTCTGCTGATCGGCGACAGCGCCCGCCACCAGGAAGTGATCGGCACGCGCGGCGAGGCGCCCGAACAGACCATTCTGGTGGGCGTGCTGGGCAAGAGCGGCGAAGGGCTGCACGACCCCCACACCGTGCAGGTGCCCGACCCCGAACGGCTGGTGGTGCTCACCCAGACCACCCTCAGCGTGGACGACACCCGGCGCACCGTGGAGATTCTGAAGGCGCGCTTTCCCAGGCTGGTGGTGCCCCCCAGCGAGGACCTGTGCTACGCCACCAAGAACCGCCAGGACGCGGTCAAGGCCATTGCGCCGCACGTGGACCTGTTTCTGGTGCTCACCAGCACGCATTCCAGCAACGGCATGCGCCTGCTGGAACTGGCTGCTGACACCTGTGGCCGCGCCGAGCGTCTGGAGACCGCCGCCGACCTTGCGGGGCTGGACCTGAGCGGCGTGCGCTCCATTGGTATTACCAGTGCCGCCAGCACGCCCGACGATCTGGTGCAGGCGGTGGTGGCCCACTTCCAGGCGCTGAACCCGGCGCTGCAGGTGATTGAAGAGGGCGAGTGGGAGAACATCGAGTTCCGCGAGCCCAAGAAGATCGCGCCCACCCAGGCGCTGCCGCGCACCCTGCAATAA
- a CDS encoding phospholipase D-like domain-containing protein, with translation MKRWWAVMGVWALAAWAGAVSPALGPARPPVVVNWPQDACPPPAAPLERAVWNVVRARGGSDVSCGNAFVGYLRTPQDLDTPEDAFSQIARQVEGARREVLLTSMEWQGGEGRPGWTLAQAVGALYRRLQATPGAYPDGLTVRLLLGGVPQLGPPGPPQPLLTLARDLRAAGVPFADPARGWTVTLLNYASFPHSHVKLHVIDGEDVTAAGFNFTVWHLPAAQPGGRNLHDLGLRLRGPVAQAGVAAFDDLWRRSEALQCPPQVAPEEVAAACTLGPAPAPSHPPAAALAQPAGQARAWLLYRRPGGEGLADDAHLALLGAAQRSIDLMQADFSPGLACWYGYLHPEGCAFEDLPVYFGAVLAALERGVQVRLLAVNYGVGAPANRTGVALLRREMRRRGIPDERFEAHYVDFAMHTKALTVDRQMVVVGSMNFHFSAWGTLGLAEAALATSDPAAVAEQEASFEAIWRSSSAPVPLERWLRRP, from the coding sequence ATGAAGCGGTGGTGGGCAGTGATGGGGGTATGGGCCTTGGCAGCCTGGGCCGGGGCCGTGTCCCCGGCGCTGGGGCCTGCCCGCCCGCCGGTGGTGGTGAACTGGCCCCAGGACGCCTGCCCGCCGCCGGCCGCGCCCCTGGAGCGGGCGGTGTGGAACGTGGTGCGTGCCCGGGGCGGCAGCGACGTGTCGTGCGGCAACGCGTTTGTGGGTTACCTGCGCACCCCGCAGGACCTGGACACCCCGGAAGACGCCTTCAGCCAGATTGCCCGGCAGGTTGAGGGCGCGCGGCGCGAGGTGCTGCTGACCAGCATGGAGTGGCAGGGCGGCGAGGGCCGCCCCGGCTGGACGCTGGCGCAGGCGGTGGGGGCGCTGTACCGCCGCCTGCAGGCCACGCCCGGCGCCTACCCGGACGGCCTGACGGTGCGCCTGCTGCTGGGCGGCGTGCCCCAGCTGGGCCCGCCCGGTCCCCCCCAGCCGCTGCTGACCCTGGCCCGCGACCTGCGCGCCGCCGGGGTGCCGTTCGCCGATCCCGCGCGGGGCTGGACCGTGACCCTGCTGAACTACGCTTCCTTTCCGCACAGCCACGTCAAGCTGCATGTGATTGATGGCGAGGACGTCACGGCGGCCGGGTTCAACTTCACGGTGTGGCACCTGCCCGCCGCGCAGCCCGGCGGGCGCAACCTGCACGACCTGGGCCTGCGGCTGCGCGGTCCGGTGGCGCAGGCGGGTGTGGCGGCCTTTGACGACCTGTGGCGCCGCAGCGAGGCCCTGCAGTGCCCGCCCCAGGTGGCGCCCGAAGAGGTGGCGGCGGCCTGCACCCTGGGCCCTGCCCCCGCACCCAGCCACCCCCCGGCCGCTGCCCTGGCCCAGCCAGCCGGCCAGGCGCGCGCGTGGCTGCTCTACCGCCGCCCCGGGGGTGAGGGGCTGGCCGACGACGCGCATCTGGCCCTGCTGGGCGCCGCCCAGCGCAGCATTGACCTCATGCAGGCCGACTTCAGCCCGGGGCTGGCGTGCTGGTACGGCTACCTGCACCCCGAAGGCTGCGCGTTCGAGGACCTGCCGGTGTATTTCGGGGCGGTGCTGGCGGCCCTGGAGCGGGGCGTGCAGGTACGGCTGCTGGCCGTGAACTACGGCGTGGGGGCCCCAGCCAACCGCACGGGCGTGGCGCTGCTGCGCCGCGAGATGCGGCGGCGCGGCATCCCCGACGAGCGCTTTGAGGCGCACTACGTGGACTTTGCCATGCACACCAAGGCGCTGACCGTGGACCGCCAGATGGTGGTGGTGGGCAGCATGAACTTCCATTTCAGCGCCTGGGGCACCCTGGGGCTGGCCGAGGCGGCGCTGGCAACCAGCGACCCCGCCGCCGTGGCCGAGCAGGAGGCGAGCTTCGAGGCCATCTGGCGTAGCAGCAGTGCCCCCGTGCCCCTGGAGCGCTGGCTGCGCCGACCCTGA
- a CDS encoding glycerol-3-phosphate acyltransferase: MVFLSALLLLVAFLVGTLPAGQTLLSRAGVNVRMTNAHNLGVENVLHLVGPRLALLSALLDAAKGFVAVLMASSLGRPEVTVLAALAAYLGHLNPPRALYGQTPPRGRGNLLLLGVLAALAVTGAVPLWVAALPVVVYAGVAGYWGFVSAATLAGLLAFALAVALLPLGPAAKLGALALLVAATWRFKENLGRLLDGTEPRLGESVPLAGRRPDEVVAAFMIHPMTLENFWSARRFAWLRPLVERGIISEKGVRQLAESMRPMKVGELHGIRTLDGKRIRCYLLSSPLLPDVFRDQPELATRRAIEGARLAQELGAEVFGLGAFWSVVGNKGVDVQAAVPDITVTNGGAYTSGTIKAAIPGILEHFAAQGRNLKDAAAGVVGANGVVAFGIARTIAPQVGKLIMVGRDLERLERSAATLRRAAKDTEIITTTSYEPLKEADLIFSATSDPNPVIFPQHVKPGAWIFDEGRPADVDDSVLTLPGVRVIPGGVVRPPGGMTSNIDLQFGEGQVPACLAETLIIAATGEHWRKSLGPQTLTENINFFVDQAQKLGFQVVD; this comes from the coding sequence ATGGTGTTTCTTTCGGCCCTGCTGCTGCTCGTGGCGTTTCTGGTGGGCACGCTGCCCGCCGGGCAGACGCTGCTGTCCCGCGCGGGCGTCAATGTCCGCATGACCAACGCCCATAACCTGGGGGTCGAGAATGTCCTGCACCTTGTGGGCCCCCGGCTGGCGCTGCTGAGCGCGCTGCTGGACGCCGCCAAGGGCTTCGTGGCCGTGCTGATGGCCTCCAGCCTGGGCCGCCCGGAGGTCACGGTTCTGGCGGCGCTGGCGGCGTACCTGGGCCACCTGAACCCGCCGCGCGCCCTGTACGGCCAAACCCCGCCGCGTGGCCGGGGCAACCTGCTGCTGCTGGGGGTGCTGGCGGCGCTGGCGGTCACGGGTGCCGTGCCGCTGTGGGTGGCGGCCCTGCCCGTGGTGGTGTATGCCGGGGTGGCCGGGTACTGGGGCTTTGTGAGTGCGGCGACCCTGGCCGGACTGCTGGCCTTTGCACTGGCGGTGGCCCTGCTGCCGCTGGGGCCGGCTGCGAAGTTGGGCGCGCTGGCGCTGCTGGTGGCCGCCACCTGGCGCTTCAAGGAGAACCTGGGCCGCCTGCTGGACGGCACCGAACCCCGCCTGGGCGAGTCGGTGCCGCTGGCCGGGCGCCGCCCCGACGAGGTGGTGGCCGCCTTCATGATTCATCCCATGACCCTGGAAAACTTCTGGAGTGCGCGGCGCTTTGCGTGGCTGCGGCCCCTGGTGGAGCGGGGCATTATCAGCGAAAAGGGTGTGCGCCAGCTGGCCGAAAGCATGCGGCCCATGAAAGTGGGGGAACTGCACGGCATTCGCACGCTGGACGGCAAGCGCATCCGCTGCTATCTGCTTTCCAGCCCCCTGCTGCCCGATGTGTTCCGCGACCAGCCAGAGCTCGCCACCCGCCGCGCCATTGAGGGCGCGCGGCTGGCCCAGGAACTGGGGGCCGAGGTCTTTGGGCTGGGCGCCTTCTGGTCGGTGGTGGGCAACAAGGGCGTGGACGTGCAGGCGGCCGTGCCGGACATCACCGTGACCAACGGCGGGGCGTATACCTCGGGCACCATCAAGGCAGCGATTCCCGGCATTCTGGAGCACTTTGCGGCGCAGGGCCGCAACCTCAAGGACGCGGCGGCCGGGGTAGTGGGGGCCAACGGCGTGGTGGCCTTTGGCATTGCGCGCACCATTGCCCCGCAGGTGGGCAAACTGATCATGGTGGGCCGCGACCTCGAGCGTCTGGAGCGCAGCGCCGCCACCCTGCGCCGCGCGGCCAAGGACACCGAGATCATCACCACCACCAGCTACGAGCCGCTGAAGGAAGCGGACCTAATCTTCAGCGCCACCAGCGATCCCAACCCCGTGATCTTTCCGCAGCACGTCAAACCCGGCGCCTGGATTTTCGATGAAGGCCGCCCTGCCGATGTGGACGACAGTGTGCTGACCCTGCCCGGCGTCCGCGTGATTCCTGGCGGCGTGGTGCGCCCCCCCGGCGGCATGACCAGCAACATTGACCTGCAGTTTGGCGAAGGGCAGGTACCCGCCTGCCTCGCCGAAACGCTGATTATCGCCGCCACGGGCGAGCACTGGCGCAAGAGCCTGGGCCCGCAAACGCTGACCGAGAACATCAATTTCTTCGTGGATCAGGCGCAGAAGCTGGGCTTTCAGGTCGTGGACTGA
- a CDS encoding DUF4388 domain-containing protein, with protein MQGLLSDVPLLGVLELIHTTRQTGVLEVQTDVPFTVAFVGGEIVSGGILDWLGTEAIQACPLLVDAGMFMFSPRAVTGAPLGPYGHFSTDWARLSDEWIQVCQVIGSPSQVFEGRVPLFDVPGGRSVRSAAISAEMPLFQVAQTVAQNVREGVLEPRGRFEWQRLKLQPTKQRAALHPVARLLDGERTLADAVDQGTPLADVRDYLLGELRLGLRFPGSGWVLRDLVWETQHLKPGEG; from the coding sequence ATGCAAGGGCTTCTGAGCGACGTTCCGCTTCTGGGTGTACTCGAGCTGATTCACACAACCCGTCAGACCGGGGTGCTGGAGGTTCAGACGGACGTGCCCTTCACCGTGGCTTTTGTGGGCGGCGAGATCGTGTCGGGGGGCATTCTGGACTGGCTGGGCACCGAGGCCATTCAGGCCTGCCCCCTGCTGGTGGACGCCGGCATGTTCATGTTCTCGCCCCGCGCGGTGACCGGCGCGCCGCTGGGGCCCTACGGCCACTTTTCCACCGACTGGGCCCGCCTGAGTGACGAGTGGATTCAGGTGTGTCAGGTGATCGGCAGCCCCAGTCAGGTCTTTGAGGGCCGCGTGCCGCTGTTTGATGTGCCAGGGGGCCGCTCGGTGCGCTCGGCGGCCATCAGCGCGGAGATGCCGCTGTTTCAGGTGGCCCAGACCGTGGCCCAGAATGTGCGCGAGGGCGTGCTGGAGCCCCGGGGCCGCTTCGAGTGGCAGCGCCTGAAGCTGCAGCCCACCAAGCAGCGCGCCGCCCTGCATCCGGTGGCCCGCCTGCTGGACGGCGAGCGCACCCTGGCCGACGCCGTGGACCAGGGCACCCCCCTGGCCGACGTACGCGACTACCTGCTGGGCGAACTGCGCCTGGGCCTGCGCTTTCCCGGCAGCGGCTGGGTGCTGCGCGATCTGGTGTGGGAAACGCAGCATCTGAAACCCGGCGAGGGGTAA
- a CDS encoding NAD(P)H-hydrate dehydratase: MTATRATGEAVLTPDGVRRLDARLAAAGLLDLAMEEAGRAAADELARAFPGRPALLLAGGGANGGDAFVAARHLLALGHAATVLALPSRHPLTRINRRRWRAVGGQTAALTPAALGRRAGADTVVVDGLLGTGFQPPLRPALAAIIQAVNAARARGAAVLSLDLPSGLQAELAVADQSVQADVTVTFSGPKPALLFGPAAARAGQVAVAPLRLPPGWALAEAVATRPADAHLAAHLPVRHADAHKGTAGRVWLVGGHPGTAGAPLLAGLGALRAGAGLVTVHSAAELPLLSPELMVCRHPDLGAFLEGTEPPARPDAVALGMGLGPRAADHARRVLAWELPTVLDADALQPELAGQGHARCVWTPHPGEAARLLGVGTPDITRDPLAAARALQTRLGGVVVLKGGPSVVADESGLSVSRGGHPGMASGGMGDTLSGLLAALLAQGLGPAEAAQVGVRLHARAGERAAQTFGYGLGATDVAHELGGAWADLQAAAQGR; the protein is encoded by the coding sequence ATGACCGCAACCCGGGCAACGGGCGAGGCCGTGCTGACCCCGGACGGCGTGCGGCGCCTGGACGCGCGCCTGGCGGCGGCCGGCCTGCTGGACCTCGCCATGGAAGAGGCCGGGCGCGCAGCGGCCGATGAGCTGGCGCGTGCCTTTCCCGGCCGCCCGGCCCTGCTGCTGGCCGGTGGGGGCGCCAACGGCGGCGACGCCTTTGTGGCCGCGCGGCACTTGCTGGCGCTGGGCCACGCGGCCACAGTGCTGGCGCTGCCCTCCCGCCACCCGCTGACCCGCATCAACCGGCGGCGCTGGCGGGCGGTGGGCGGCCAGACAGCGGCCCTCACCCCAGCCGCCCTGGGCCGCCGGGCGGGCGCGGACACCGTGGTGGTGGACGGCCTGCTGGGCACCGGCTTTCAGCCCCCGCTGCGCCCGGCGCTGGCGGCGATTATTCAGGCCGTGAACGCCGCGCGGGCACGGGGCGCCGCTGTGCTGAGCCTGGACCTCCCCAGTGGCCTGCAGGCCGAGCTGGCCGTGGCCGACCAGAGCGTGCAGGCCGACGTAACGGTGACCTTCAGTGGCCCCAAGCCCGCGCTGCTGTTTGGCCCGGCCGCTGCGCGCGCCGGGCAGGTGGCTGTGGCCCCCCTGCGGCTGCCGCCCGGCTGGGCCCTGGCCGAAGCGGTGGCGACGCGCCCAGCCGACGCCCATCTGGCCGCCCACCTGCCGGTGCGCCATGCCGACGCCCACAAGGGCACGGCCGGGCGTGTGTGGCTCGTGGGTGGCCATCCAGGTACCGCCGGCGCGCCGCTGCTGGCGGGCCTGGGCGCCCTGCGCGCCGGGGCCGGGCTGGTGACGGTGCACTCGGCGGCGGAGCTCCCGCTGCTCTCCCCCGAACTGATGGTCTGCCGTCACCCGGACCTGGGCGCCTTTCTGGAGGGCACCGAGCCACCGGCCCGGCCCGACGCCGTGGCGCTGGGCATGGGCCTGGGGCCTAGGGCGGCCGACCACGCGCGCCGGGTGCTGGCCTGGGAGCTGCCCACCGTTCTGGACGCCGACGCCCTGCAACCCGAACTGGCCGGGCAGGGCCACGCCCGCTGCGTGTGGACCCCCCACCCCGGCGAGGCCGCGCGGCTGCTGGGCGTGGGCACCCCGGACATTACCCGCGATCCGCTGGCGGCGGCCCGCGCCCTGCAGACCCGGCTGGGCGGCGTGGTGGTGCTCAAGGGTGGCCCCAGCGTGGTGGCCGATGAAAGCGGCCTGAGCGTCTCGCGCGGGGGGCATCCGGGGATGGCCAGCGGCGGGATGGGCGATACCCTCTCGGGGCTGCTGGCCGCGCTGCTGGCCCAGGGGCTGGGCCCCGCCGAAGCCGCCCAGGTGGGCGTGCGCCTGCATGCCCGCGCCGGGGAGCGCGCCGCGCAGACCTTTGGCTACGGCCTGGGTGCCACCGATGTGGCCCATGAACTCGGCGGCGCCTGGGCCGACCTGCAGGCGGCGGCCCAGGGCAGATGA
- a CDS encoding tetratricopeptide repeat protein encodes MSGPPETPALPPVRELVATGDWRRAAITARLAGETAAVQEALGALDGVQDAVRARRYPSARRALGDYRRALEDAGGEPLLAGLRAQVPPDEVLAALNALEGSQKETDPAALQERLLGALAQPLTRAEALNMQGVLHAVRGEADDARRVLDEARVADPGHYRALTNLGNLDMEAGRFAEAEAVYREVLRLNPDYDGGHHNLGVALRRQGKVAEGVRSIRRGQRLAMKRSKDDTDAEMKERFAASPALRNLRWGLLAGLGLIVYLALRGG; translated from the coding sequence ATGAGTGGGCCGCCAGAAACCCCGGCGCTGCCCCCGGTCCGGGAACTGGTGGCGACAGGCGACTGGCGCCGCGCGGCCATCACGGCGCGGCTGGCGGGCGAGACGGCGGCGGTGCAGGAGGCCCTGGGGGCGCTGGACGGGGTGCAGGACGCCGTGCGCGCCCGGCGCTACCCCTCGGCCCGGCGGGCCCTGGGCGACTACCGGCGGGCCCTGGAGGACGCCGGGGGCGAGCCGCTGCTGGCCGGGCTGCGCGCGCAGGTGCCGCCCGACGAGGTGCTGGCGGCGCTGAATGCGCTGGAGGGCAGCCAGAAGGAAACGGACCCGGCGGCGCTGCAAGAGCGGCTCCTGGGGGCGCTGGCGCAGCCCCTGACCCGGGCCGAGGCCCTGAACATGCAGGGCGTGCTGCACGCGGTGCGCGGCGAGGCCGACGACGCCCGGCGCGTGCTGGACGAGGCCCGCGTGGCCGACCCCGGCCACTACCGCGCCCTGACCAACCTGGGCAACCTGGACATGGAAGCCGGGCGCTTTGCCGAGGCCGAAGCCGTCTACCGCGAGGTGCTGCGCCTCAACCCCGACTACGACGGCGGGCACCACAACCTGGGCGTGGCCCTGCGCCGCCAGGGCAAGGTGGCCGAGGGCGTGCGCAGCATTCGCCGGGGCCAGCGCCTTGCCATGAAACGCTCCAAGGACGACACCGACGCCGAGATGAAAGAGCGCTTCGCCGCCAGCCCGGCGCTGCGTAACCTCCGCTGGGGGCTGCTGGCGGGCCTGGGCCTGATCGTGTACCTCGCCCTGCGCGGCGGCTGA